From Rhodococcus antarcticus, the proteins below share one genomic window:
- a CDS encoding LppX_LprAFG lipoprotein produces the protein MAARWTSVASVGAGLVLACAALAGCSGSTSSPAPGVGPAQELATVAGTVDAASSVHLVLTSKNLPSTVSGVVSADGVGTHAPAFQGTLQLVLAGTTASSKVVAVDGKVYATLPFASTPSVVDPATFGAPDPARLFAQGTGLTSLLTATKDPVAGSSTRKGSEVLSTYSGSLPGTAVADLFVVGDRTGTFTVTFGVVPDGSQLRTVELTGPFYPGSTSTYDLVLDQYGAAVEISKP, from the coding sequence ATGGCTGCCCGGTGGACCTCCGTCGCGTCGGTGGGGGCGGGGCTGGTCCTGGCCTGCGCCGCGCTGGCCGGTTGCTCCGGCTCCACGTCGTCCCCTGCCCCGGGGGTGGGCCCCGCGCAGGAGCTGGCCACCGTTGCCGGCACGGTGGACGCGGCGTCGTCGGTGCACCTCGTGCTCACCAGCAAGAACCTGCCCTCCACCGTGTCCGGCGTGGTCAGCGCCGACGGCGTGGGCACGCACGCCCCCGCCTTCCAGGGCACGCTGCAGCTGGTGCTCGCCGGAACCACGGCGTCGTCGAAGGTGGTGGCCGTCGACGGCAAGGTCTACGCGACGCTGCCCTTCGCCTCAACGCCCTCGGTGGTTGACCCCGCGACGTTCGGGGCGCCCGACCCCGCCCGCCTCTTCGCGCAGGGCACCGGTCTCACATCGCTGCTGACAGCGACCAAGGACCCGGTGGCGGGCAGCTCCACCCGCAAGGGCAGCGAGGTACTCAGCACCTACTCCGGCTCGCTCCCGGGCACGGCCGTCGCGGACCTGTTCGTGGTCGGTGACCGCACCGGCACCTTCACCGTCACCTTCGGGGTGGTCCCCGACGGGTCGCAGCTGCGGACGGTGGAGCTGACGGGGCCGTTCTACCCGGGGTCGACCTCGACCTACGACCTGGTGCTCGACCAGTACGGCGCAGCGGTTGAGATCAGCAAGCCCTAG
- a CDS encoding TetR/AcrR family transcriptional regulator — MAAALALAEATRSADLTLDAVAARAEVGVRTVLRHFGSRDGLLEAVFAAGRVEVEEERLAPEGDVDTALTALVAHYERRGDLVMHLLAQEGTEPPIDGLLSGGRELHRRWVRGVFNPWLVGPGAEGVVDLLVVVTDVYAWKLLRRDRALSAADTTNRLRRLVDAVLAHEGERDHHV, encoded by the coding sequence GTGGCCGCGGCGCTCGCGCTCGCGGAGGCGACCCGGTCGGCAGACCTCACGTTGGATGCCGTGGCCGCCCGGGCGGAGGTGGGAGTGCGGACAGTGCTGCGGCACTTCGGGAGCCGTGACGGCCTGCTGGAGGCGGTGTTCGCGGCTGGTCGCGTCGAGGTGGAAGAGGAACGGCTCGCCCCCGAGGGGGATGTCGACACAGCCTTGACGGCGCTGGTGGCGCACTACGAGCGCCGGGGTGACCTCGTCATGCACCTGCTCGCCCAGGAGGGCACCGAGCCCCCCATCGACGGGTTGCTCTCGGGTGGACGCGAGCTGCACCGGCGGTGGGTGAGGGGGGTCTTCAACCCGTGGCTGGTGGGCCCTGGTGCGGAAGGCGTGGTGGACCTGCTGGTCGTGGTGACCGACGTCTACGCCTGGAAGCTGCTCCGCCGCGACCGCGCGCTGTCCGCGGCCGACACCACAAACCGGCTGCGTCGTCTCGTCGACGCAGTCCTAGCCCACGAGGGAGAGCGCGACCACCATGTCTGA
- a CDS encoding glycosyltransferase: MSDTRTARVLVATADLGGNAPPALGIAARLAADGADVHVIGHDRQRSAVAALGLGFTAYTHPRGYDARKPRSTPSTIRGLAGLSCDSGVGVDLLETAATRRSEVLLVDCMLLAALRAGARSGLPTVALVHTFPEFFTGPWAHGPIGALATLRGLRPATVWAELAGAVTVCLPELVGASTALGGPVVGPVWQGTPRRATPSPVRPVVLISLSTVWWSGQDAVAQRVLDAVGGLDVDAIFTTGPALDPAALTAPANVEVHRWADHADLLPGVNAVIGHGGHATTMLALAHDLPLLMLPMHPLVDQPTVARVVAEHGAGLRLRRSAPVETIRSALDRLVTDPSYRIAAGDLGARIRGHDGAAAASHYLRGLGHNQDAVPNTT, translated from the coding sequence ATGTCTGACACCCGCACAGCGCGCGTGCTCGTCGCCACCGCGGACCTGGGGGGCAATGCCCCCCCGGCCTTGGGCATCGCTGCCCGCCTCGCCGCGGACGGGGCTGACGTGCACGTCATCGGCCACGACCGGCAGCGGTCGGCGGTTGCCGCATTGGGACTGGGATTCACCGCCTACACCCACCCCCGTGGGTACGACGCGCGGAAGCCCCGGTCAACGCCGTCGACCATTCGGGGTCTCGCCGGGCTGTCGTGCGACAGCGGCGTCGGGGTGGACCTGCTCGAGACCGCGGCGACCCGGCGCAGCGAGGTGCTCCTGGTCGACTGCATGCTGCTGGCAGCCCTGCGAGCCGGTGCTCGGTCGGGCCTCCCCACCGTTGCGCTCGTCCACACCTTTCCCGAATTCTTCACCGGGCCGTGGGCGCACGGTCCGATCGGCGCCCTGGCCACGCTGCGGGGGCTGCGGCCGGCGACGGTGTGGGCGGAACTGGCCGGCGCGGTGACGGTGTGTCTGCCCGAGCTGGTGGGGGCGAGCACGGCCTTGGGTGGCCCGGTGGTGGGCCCCGTGTGGCAGGGCACGCCGAGGCGCGCGACACCGTCCCCGGTCCGACCGGTGGTGTTGATCAGCCTGAGCACCGTGTGGTGGTCGGGCCAGGACGCCGTCGCGCAGCGGGTGCTCGACGCGGTCGGCGGCCTGGACGTCGACGCCATCTTCACCACCGGGCCGGCACTGGATCCTGCGGCGTTGACCGCTCCTGCCAACGTGGAGGTGCACCGCTGGGCCGACCACGCCGATCTGCTGCCCGGGGTCAACGCGGTCATCGGTCATGGTGGGCACGCCACCACGATGCTGGCGCTGGCGCACGACCTGCCACTGCTGATGCTGCCGATGCACCCCCTGGTCGACCAGCCGACCGTGGCCCGAGTCGTCGCCGAGCACGGCGCCGGCCTGAGGCTGCGCCGGAGCGCCCCCGTCGAGACGATCCGGAGCGCCCTCGACCGCCTCGTCACCGACCCCAGCTACCGCATCGCCGCCGGCGATCTCGGGGCCCGGATCCGTGGTCACGACGGGGCCGCCGCTGCCAGCCACTACCTACGCGGTCTCGGCCACAACCAGGACGCGGTCCCGAACACCACGTAG
- a CDS encoding TetR family transcriptional regulator: MKPSGRRPGDSGTRDAILAEAREAFSAQGYTATSLRAVARTAGVDPSLVTHFFGSKSGLFDAAVELPMDPATLVGALLSEGVAGLGERIVRAFLVVWDGAPGQGPMLAMLRGAVSHEDSADRLRTLLLRVILRPLVEGIGADQPERRAALVASQVVGLAMTRYVLRFEPITSAAADELAPILGATLQHYLTDQLRPVSTSGPQPRTALGEVAHG, translated from the coding sequence GTGAAGCCCTCCGGCCGACGACCCGGTGACAGCGGCACCCGCGACGCGATCCTCGCCGAGGCCAGGGAAGCCTTCAGCGCCCAGGGGTACACCGCCACGTCGCTGCGCGCCGTCGCTCGTACCGCCGGGGTCGATCCTTCGCTGGTGACACACTTCTTCGGCAGCAAGTCCGGCCTGTTCGACGCGGCCGTCGAGCTGCCGATGGATCCCGCGACCCTCGTCGGCGCGCTGCTCTCCGAGGGCGTGGCCGGGCTCGGCGAGCGCATCGTCCGCGCGTTCCTGGTGGTCTGGGACGGGGCGCCGGGGCAAGGGCCAATGCTCGCCATGCTGCGCGGCGCCGTGTCGCACGAGGACTCCGCCGACCGGCTGCGCACCCTGCTGCTGCGCGTCATCCTCCGGCCGCTGGTCGAGGGCATCGGAGCCGACCAGCCCGAGCGCCGCGCCGCCCTGGTGGCCTCCCAGGTCGTCGGCCTCGCCATGACGCGCTACGTGCTGCGCTTCGAACCCATCACCTCGGCCGCCGCCGACGAGCTCGCGCCCATCCTCGGCGCCACCCTCCAGCACTACCTCACCGACCAACTCCGACCCGTCAGCACCAGCGGCCCGCAGCCGCGGACCGCGCTGGGCGAGGTCGCCCATGGATGA
- a CDS encoding ABC transporter permease codes for MTLTVTLATARRVLTQLRRDHRTLALLLVVPVVLLTLLRYVYNDVPQVFDHIGAPLLALFPFTTMFLVTSVAMLRERTSGTLERLLTTPLGRGDLLFGYALAFGSLAVLQTVIASAVALGPLGLQVSAGPVLVVLLAVLDALLGMALGLFLSAFARNEFQAVQFLPAVVLPQLLLCGLFAARQEMATPLQWLADLLPLTYAVDGMQELTRTSSLSGHLALDLAVVAGASLLALSLGAATLRRRSA; via the coding sequence ATGACGCTGACGGTCACCCTCGCCACCGCCCGTCGGGTCCTCACCCAGCTGCGCCGCGACCACCGCACCCTGGCCCTGCTGCTCGTGGTGCCCGTGGTGCTGCTCACCCTGCTGCGGTACGTCTACAACGACGTCCCCCAGGTGTTCGACCACATCGGCGCCCCACTGCTCGCGCTGTTCCCGTTCACCACGATGTTCCTGGTGACGTCGGTGGCGATGCTGCGCGAGCGCACCAGCGGAACCTTGGAGCGGCTGCTCACCACTCCCCTCGGTCGCGGAGACCTGCTGTTCGGCTACGCCCTCGCCTTCGGGTCGCTGGCCGTGCTGCAGACCGTGATCGCCTCCGCGGTCGCCCTCGGCCCCCTGGGCCTCCAGGTCAGCGCCGGCCCTGTCCTCGTCGTCCTGCTCGCCGTGCTCGACGCCCTGCTGGGGATGGCCCTGGGGCTGTTCCTGTCCGCCTTCGCGCGCAACGAGTTCCAGGCCGTGCAGTTCCTCCCCGCCGTGGTCCTACCGCAGCTGCTGCTGTGCGGTCTGTTCGCGGCGCGCCAGGAGATGGCGACGCCGCTGCAGTGGCTCGCGGACCTCCTTCCGCTCACCTACGCCGTCGACGGCATGCAGGAGCTCACCCGCACCTCCTCCCTCAGCGGCCACCTCGCCCTCGACCTCGCCGTGGTCGCCGGCGCCTCCCTGCTGGCCCTGTCCCTGGGCGCAGCCACGCTGCGGCGGCGTTCCGCGTGA
- a CDS encoding ABC transporter ATP-binding protein — protein MTRGRADVLHEVSFTLEPSRITGLLGPSGSGKTTLMRALVGVQSGVAGMVTVLGLPAGSAALRHRVGYVTQAPAVYTDLSIAENLRYFAAILGASAGRISEVLTEVGLATRSGQLIGSLSGGERARVSLATALLGTPDLLVLDEPTVGLDPVLRRDLWGLFRHLAGAGTTILVSSHVMDEASRCDRLLLLREGRLVADDSPAGLLASTGTADVEHAFLAIAEGAPA, from the coding sequence GTGACGCGAGGTCGCGCCGACGTGCTGCACGAGGTGTCGTTCACCCTCGAGCCCAGCCGGATCACCGGCTTGCTCGGGCCGTCCGGCTCCGGCAAGACCACCCTCATGCGGGCGCTGGTAGGGGTGCAGAGCGGAGTCGCCGGCATGGTCACGGTCCTGGGTCTGCCCGCCGGGTCGGCCGCCCTGCGCCACCGCGTCGGGTACGTGACGCAGGCGCCGGCGGTCTACACCGACCTGTCGATCGCGGAGAACCTCCGCTACTTCGCGGCCATCCTCGGCGCGTCGGCCGGGCGCATCTCGGAGGTGCTCACCGAGGTCGGCCTGGCCACCCGGTCCGGCCAGCTCATCGGGTCCCTCTCCGGCGGTGAACGGGCCCGCGTATCGCTCGCCACCGCCCTGTTGGGGACCCCCGACCTGTTGGTCCTGGACGAGCCGACCGTCGGCCTCGACCCTGTTCTCCGCCGCGACCTCTGGGGGTTGTTCCGCCACCTCGCGGGCGCCGGTACGACCATCCTGGTCAGCAGCCACGTCATGGACGAGGCCAGCCGCTGCGACCGGCTGCTGCTGCTCCGTGAAGGTCGCCTCGTCGCCGACGACTCACCGGCCGGGCTGCTCGCGAGCACCGGCACCGCCGACGTCGAGCACGCCTTCCTCGCGATCGCCGAAGGAGCCCCCGCATGA
- a CDS encoding type II toxin-antitoxin system VapC family toxin translates to MTAVLDASAVLALLFGEPGAEAVVEHIASGAAISTVNLAEVATVLVRNDRDPRTVLDPLRAQVEVLPFTDADALTSAQLYPQVSARGLSLGDRVCLALARRLEAPAVTAEHLWSDLELDVRIDTIRTRQR, encoded by the coding sequence GTGACTGCGGTCCTGGACGCCTCCGCGGTGCTTGCCCTGCTGTTCGGTGAACCCGGGGCCGAGGCCGTGGTCGAGCACATCGCCTCCGGCGCCGCGATCAGCACCGTGAACCTCGCCGAGGTCGCCACCGTCCTCGTGCGCAACGACCGGGACCCGAGGACCGTCCTGGACCCGCTCCGTGCCCAGGTCGAGGTCCTCCCCTTCACCGACGCGGACGCCCTCACCAGCGCGCAGCTGTACCCCCAGGTGTCCGCCCGCGGGCTCTCCCTGGGCGACCGAGTCTGCCTCGCCCTCGCACGCAGGCTCGAGGCTCCTGCCGTCACCGCCGAGCACCTCTGGTCCGACCTCGAGCTCGATGTCCGCATCGACACCATCCGGACCCGCCAGCGCTGA
- a CDS encoding AbrB/MazE/SpoVT family DNA-binding domain-containing protein, which translates to MAASGGKARLDERGRVVLPADLRRRLEMQPGDELVITEEPGGSVRLQSRRSAAHALLGLAGRLEHSAVDDLRTDRRRDTATDAVETGSA; encoded by the coding sequence ATGGCCGCATCGGGTGGGAAAGCACGTCTCGATGAGCGCGGACGGGTCGTCCTGCCCGCGGACCTGCGGCGCCGCCTCGAGATGCAACCGGGCGATGAGCTCGTCATCACCGAGGAACCCGGCGGGTCCGTGCGGCTGCAGAGCCGCCGGTCGGCCGCCCACGCCCTGCTCGGTCTCGCCGGGCGCCTCGAGCACTCAGCCGTCGACGACCTCCGCACTGATCGACGACGTGACACCGCGACCGATGCGGTCGAGACCGGGTCGGCGTGA